A window of the Carassius carassius chromosome 36, fCarCar2.1, whole genome shotgun sequence genome harbors these coding sequences:
- the LOC132117126 gene encoding neurofilament light polypeptide-like produces MSAVGFDPYFSPSYKRWYVESSPRVSQRGRSRTTFSTHTPSLSSSRLHYASPGRASAGLLLSGPGRSMDMDISHATQISSEFRTVRTQEKDQLQELNDRFAGYIERVHELEQQNRALEAQLLMLRQRHVEPSRLRGLYEQEVRTLRAAVEEARMEMQAALSHRESMENAFRSLQASYEEEVVAREDTEARLLEARKEADDGTLAQVELGKKVDMLLNEMAFLKKVHEGEISELQANIQYGAQFAIEAETTKPDLSSALRDIRAQYEKLAAKNIQSAEEWFRGKMGHLTESVVHHTDAVRNSKDEAGEYRRQLQSCVLEIDACKGLNESLEKQLREMEDKQSAEIAAMQDTISDLEDELRATKGEMARYLREYQDLLNVKMALDIEIAAYRKLLEGEESRFNVGVGGLVGAYSAGPVYSRPMFSLSTLSSGAPYLLGSRLVSASLSADEVITSSQAQEAAASPTKDEEEEKEEEVEVKEEETEEKEEEEETKEEAEGAEQEEEAGAEEAVVEEEEAGAEEEEAGAEKEEAAPEEETEEKKDVKGEEEKGDEKEGGGEEGEEEEGEKGDEEEVAAEEDTETEKSEEKTDTSVDKAKEDTEEDKDDTKVEKDKVEKETEKEKVEPKAEKAKEEVEPEPVKEKAKEKTEPVPESKDKGKEEPEKPKAEEKAEPEKPKGKDESEKDKSEKKESVKQEKGKEETEKPNGKK; encoded by the exons ATGAGTGCCGTTGGGTTTGACCCCTACTTCTCGCCCTCGTACAAGCGCTGGTATGTGGAGAGCAGCCCCCGGGTTTCTCAGCGTGGTCGGTCTCGCACCACTTTCTCCACCCATACCCCTTCTCTCTCCTCGAGCCGCCTCCACTATGCCTCCCCCGGAAGGGCCTCCGCCGGACTGCTGCTGAGCGGCCCTGGCCGCTCCATGGACATGGATATCAGCCATGCCACCCAGATAAGCTCCGAATTCCGGACAGTGCGAACTCAAGAGAAGGATCAGCTGCAAGAGCTCAACGACCGCTTCGCTGGTTACATCGAGCGCGTCCATGAACTAGAGCAGCAGAACCGTGCCCTGGAGGCTCAGCTGCTCATGCTGAGGCAGAGGCATGTGGAGCCTTCCCGTCTGAGGGGCCTGTACGAACAAGAGGTCCGCACACTGAGAGCCGCCGTCGAGGAGGCCCGCATGGAGATGCAGGCTGCGCTGAGCCACCGGGAGAGTATGGAAAATGCCTTCCGGAGTCTGCAGGCCAGCTATGAGGAAGAGGTGGTTGCCCGTGAGGACACCGAAGCCAGGCTTCTGGAGGCCCGCAAGGAGGCAGACGACGGCACTCTGgctcaggtggagctggggaagaaGGTTGATATGTTGCTAAATGAGATGGCATTCCTGAAGAAGGTACATGAGGGTGAAATCTCAGAGCTGCAGGCCAACATTCAATATGGAGCCCAGTTCGCCATTGAGGCGGAGACCACCAAGCCCGATCTGTCCAGTGCCCTGCGCGACATCAGAGCACAGTACGAGAAGCTGGCAGCCAAGAACATACAGTCAGCTGAAGAATGGTTCCGTGGGAAGATGGGCCACCTGACAGAGAGCGTGGTGCACCACACTGACGCAGTGAGGAACTCCAAGGATGAAGCAGGAGAATATCGCCGCCAACTTCAGTCATGTGTCCTTGAGATCGATGCCTGCAAAGGTCTGAATGAGTCTCTGGAGAAGCAGCTCAGGGAGATGGAGGACAAGCAGAGTGCAGAGATTGCAGCCATGCAG GATACAATCAGTGACCTTGAGGATGAGCTTCGAGCTACTAAAGGCGAAATGGCGAGATACCTTAGAGAATACCAGGATCTTCTCAATGTCAAGATGGCACTTGATATTGAGATAGCTGCTTACAG GAAGTTGCTTGAGGGGGAGGAGTCTCGCTTCAATGTGGGTGTGGGAGGATTGGTCGGTGCTTATTCTGCCGGTCCCGTTTACTCCCGACCCATGTTCTCACTGTCCACCTTGAGCTCTGGCGCCCCCTACCTGCTTGGATCTCGCCTGGTTAGTGCATCCCTCTCAGCCGATGAGGTCATCACATCCAGTCAAGCTCAAGAAGCTGCTGCCAGTCCTACCAAGGATgaagaagaggagaaagaggaagaagTGGAAGTAAAGGAAGAGGAGACGGAAGAgaaggaggaagaagaagaaacaaaggAGGAAGCAGAAG GTGCTGAACAAGAAGAGGAAGCTGGAGCAGAGGAAGCTGTAGTAGAGGAAGAGGAAGCTGGAGCTGAGGAAGAGGAAGCTGGAGCAGAGAAAGAGGAAGCTGCACCAGAGGAAGAGACTGAAGAAAAGAAAGATGTTAAAGGGGAAGAAGAGAAAGGAGATGAAAAAGAGGGAGgtggggaagagggagaggaggaagAGGGAGAGAAAGGTGATGAGGAGGAAGTGGCTGCAGAGGAGGATACTGAAACAGAGAAAAGTGAGGAAAAAACTGACACAAGTGTTGATAAGGCCAAAGAGGATACAGAGGAAGACAAGGACGACACTAAAGTAGAAAAAGACAAGGTAGAGAAGGAAACTGAGAAGGAAAAAGTTGAGCCTAAGGCTGAAAAAGCCAAAGAGGAAGTCGAACCTGAACCAGTCAAAGAAAAAGCCAAGGAGAAAACTGAACCTGTACCTGAGTCAAAGGATAAAGGCAAGGAAGAACCAGAGAAACCCAAAGCTGAGGAAAAGGCAGAGCCAGAAAAGCCTAAGGGAAAAGACGAAAGTGAGAAAGACAAGAGTGAGAAAAAGGAAAGTGTGAAGCAAGAAAAGGGAAAGGAGGAGACTGAGAAACCCAACGGGAAGAAATAA
- the LOC132117127 gene encoding neurofilament medium polypeptide-like has translation MSYPIDAIGSPYRRVMDTRTSYSSPSSGFRSQTWSRASPSSSSYKRTFNVPVARAYGSSVLSSTDSLDYTQTSIINGDYKRSNEKEQLQGLNDRFAGYIDKVHFLEQQNKQIEAEIQALRQKQVSQSQLGELYDQELQELRSTLEQIHHEKAQIQLDTEHIDEDIQRLRDRFDEEARIREETEAIVRALKKDMGDSALAKAELEKKVQSLQDEIAFIRNNHQEEISDLLAQVQASQITVEKRDYQKADITEALREIRSQLEGHSTQNLQQVEDWFVCRYSKLTEAAEQNKSAVKSARDEIADYRRQLQSKTIELESVRGTKESLERQLNDIEDRHNNDLASLQETIHQLENELKSTKWEMARHLREYQDLLNVKMALDIEIAAYRKLLEGEESHFSTFPYRQSVTKGPKVKREPPKLKVQHKFVEEIIEETRVEDEKSEMDEALAEMAEELSAAKGEEKGEEEGEEEGKDEEGGEEEGEKVKEGEGEEEKETEEEVVASSQAKVASGAPAEDEEEGEKEGGEKAEEEEEAKGDEEEEKGEEEGEEEKKEDDAEEEAEETKAPEAKASPETEKAEEKQTSRGGEEAEEEADEKVEADAGSDKGSPGEKEPEAKEQPKKVEAEATKEDKKEKEEKEEPKPEKEKAAVTETKTETAKPESPKSESPKETPKTEDPKKEAPKTESPTKEEPKAEPPKKEAPKSEPPKTETKEDSPKPADEKATKKSEPEKEPEDKKKEATVNGEMGKKDEKKESDKKEAISNGVDESPTKDESSQRVVITKTVETITTGEGGVKQVTKTVTVTEKGEEVEETVQEKVVSKTLEKQEVKATEAD, from the exons ATGAGTTATCCGATAGACGCTATAGGAAGCCCTTACCGGAGGGTGATGGACACCAGGACGAGCTACTCGAGCCCCTCCAGCGGGTTTCGCTCCCAGACCTGGTCGCGGGCAAGCCCCAGCTCTTCTTCCTACAAGAGGACCTTCAACGTCCCGGTGGCGCGAGCTTACGGCTCATCAGTTCTGAGCTCCACCGACAGCCTCGATTACACCCAGACCTCCATCATCAATGGAGACTACAAGCGCTCCAACGAGAAGGAGCAACTCCAGGGACTCAACGACCGCTTTGCCGGCTACATCGACAAGGTGCACTTTCTGGAGCAGCAGAACAAGCAGATCGAGGCGGAGATCCAGGCACTGCGGCAGAAGCAGGTGTCGCAGTCTCAGCTGGGCGAACTTTACGACCAAGAGCTGCAGGAGTTGCGCTCCACGCTGGAGCAGATCCATCACGAGAAGGCGCAGATCCAACTGGACACCGAGCACATCGACGAAGACATCCAGCGCCTCAGGGACCGCTTCGACGAGGAAGCGCGCATCAGGGAAGAGACGGAGGCGATAGTCCGTGCCCTGAAGAAGGACATGGGTGACTCAGCACTCGCCAAAGCCGAGCTGGAGAAGAAAGTGCAGTCCCTGCAGGACGAGATCGCGTTTATCCGCAACAACCACCAAGAGGAGATCAGCGATCTGTTGGCGCAGGTGCAAGCGTCGCAGATCACCGTGGAGAAGAGGGACTACCAGAAGGCGGATATCACCGAAGCGCTGAGGGAGATTCGCTCGCAGCTGGAGGGCCACTCGACGCAAAACCTCCAGCAGGTGGAAGACTGGTTCGTGTGCCGCTACTCCAAACTCACGGAGGCCGCCGAGCAAAATAAAAGTGCCGTCAAATCCGCACGGGACGAGATCGCAGACTATCGCCGTCAGTTACAGTCCAAAACCATCGAGTTGGAGTCTGTCCGAGGAACCAAAGAGTCTCTGGAGAGGCAGCTGAACGACATAGAGGACCGACACAACAATGACCTAGCCAGCCTTCAG GAAACTATCCACCAGCTGGAGAATGAACTCAAGAGTACGAAATGGGAGATGGCACGACATCTTCGCGAATACCAGGACCTCCTGAATGTCAAAATGGCACTAGATATAGAGATTGCTGCATACAG aAAACTTCTTGAAGGAGAGGAGAGCCACTTTAGCACTTTCCCATATCGCCAGTCCGTCACCAAAGGCCCCAAGGTCAAAAGAGAGCCTCCAAAGCTTAAAGTGCAACACAAGTTTGTAGAGGAGATCATTGAGGAGACCAGGGTGGAGGATGAGAAGTCTGAGATGGATGAGGCTTTGGCTGAGATGGCAGAAGAGTTGTCCGCTGCCAAGGGAGAAGAAAAAGGAGAggaggagggagaggaggagggTAAGGATGAAGAAGGTGGTGAGGAGGAAGGTGAGAAAGTAAAGGAAGGTGAAGGTGAGGAGGAAAAAGAAACAGAGGAGGAGGTGGTTGCCTCTAGCCAAGCCAAAGTAGCCTCCGGAGCCCCTGCTGAGGATGAagaggagggagagaaagagggaggtgaaaaagcagaagaagaagaagaagcaaagggtgatgaagaggaagagaaggGTGAAGAGGAGGGTgaagaggaaaagaaagaggATGATGCAGAGGAGGAAGCAGAGGAAACTAAAGCACCCGAGGCAAAGGCCTCTCCTGAGACTGAGAAAGCAGAGGAGAAACAGACCAGCAGAGGAGGAGAAGAAGCAGAAGAAGAGGCTGATGAGAAAGTTGAGGCAGATGCAGGTAGCGACAAAGGATCCCCTGGTGAAAAAGAACCAGAAGCAAAGGAGCAGCCTAAGAAAGTAGAAGCAGAAGCGACAAAGGAagacaagaaagaaaaagaggagaaggaggagccCAAACCTGAAAAGGAAAAGGCAGCTGTGACAGAAACCAAGACAGAGACAGCTAAACCAGAATCTCCAAAGAGCGAAAGCCCGAAGGAAACACCGAAGACAGAGGATCCAAAAAAGGAAGCCCCCAAGACTGAGAGTCCTACGAAAGAAGAACCTAAGGCAGAACCACCCAAGAAAGAGGCCCCAAAGTCAGAGCCACCGAAAACAGAAACTAAAGAAGATTCCCCAAAGCCAGCAGATGAGAAAGCCACTAAAAAGAGTGAACCAGAAAAAGAGCCTGAAGACAAAAAGAAGGAGGCCACCGTGAACGGAGAAATGGGTAAGAAAGACGAGAAGAAAGAGTCTGATAAGAAGGAGGCGATCTCTAACGGAGTGGACGAGAGCCCAACCAAAGATGAATCCAGCCAGAGGGTTGTGATCACCAAGACAGTGGAGACCATCACCACAGGTGAAGGTGGAGTCAAGCAAGTCACAAAAACGGTTACCGTCACTGAGAAAGGAGAGGAGGTGGAGGAAACCGTCCAGGAGAAGGTGGTCTCCAAAACCTTGGAGAAGCAGGAAGTGAAAGCCACCGAAGCAGATTAG